CGCCGTAGTAGGACTCGTCAAACGAGTCAAGCGCGATCTGAACGAAATGGACGCCGCTGAGACTCGGAAGAATGTAATTGTTGTGGTTTTTCAGAGGCTATTCTATTTAAAACACCGCTCTGatattgtattttacagtgttatgAAGCGTTTTTAATGTTCGCCCACATCCTCTGACGAGTCGTTTAAGGGGCGGGGCTCCTGACGTCACCGCGAGTTCAAAAAATGCCTTTGTTGAAATGAAACACctataaatacattcatatttgcatttttcctcagacctataaatacatgaattttttatttttttatcagaagaACTGACTTCCGTGTGTAGCATTGAGGTGGCTGATGTGTTATTTTGAAAGACTTCACGTCAGAGAGAACTCAGATATAGTTTTGCCTTTATCACATAAAACCTGAACTCGATTTTACATGCAGAGCATTTTGGGTACGCTATatgaaaaacccaaaatgcaTTTCCAAACAGCTTCTTGAAAATACACCAATACaccagttatattttattattgaattcaATTCTATTcagttcaacacacacacacacacacacacacacacacacacacacacacacacacacacacacacacacacacatatatatatatatatatatatatatgttgtttaatATTCGTGTGTTTGAGGTAGGCCTAATTTTTAACACAATAGTAAAGTCTGTATTCGTTCAGCTTTCCTGtaatcaaaaaacacaacaaagcacTCTTACAGGAATGACAAACATAGATTGAATCTGTGTGTTTTTCCTTTAGATGCAGTAAACTATTTCACAAACACGCCAGAGAAGttctaaatgtacaaaaaaaagcacaaaaagtaaaagtaaaagctTTCGGTCATTTTTAGGGTCGGGTTATTCAACAActtgaatttgaattatttaacGTGGGTTGAATATATTGTTTCATAATTAGTTCACACAGAGTGATACATATACTGGGAATATTATTGTATAGTAATGAAGTACTGTAACTTATGGAAGCCCTTCTATGAAACCCTGCTatgagaataaaatgaaatatatatatatatatatatatatacacataattaatATATACCCACATAATTAAAAATGGAGTTTAAAAATAGTGTCGTTCTAATcttacaattcagattttttttttcctcgcaaATGCGAGTTTATCTCACAGTTAAAAATTTTCTTAGAATTATAtctcgtaattgtgagtttatatcttgcattatttttttttatcgcgaGGTTTCCATGGCATCAACACTTCAACATATATcgaataaatttaatattattccaTTCTGACCCGTATGATTTTGCGGGCCGCGTCTGTAACCTGTACGTGACGTCACGAGTGTTGTGAGTTTCGTAGCGCGGTGCGCATGCGCAAACAGTCGTGTCCTTCTCTCGGCGCTCGACGCAGCGGGTGTTGAATGCGACAGAGCCGCTCGACCACATGTTACCAACTGCACAGAACCTCGAATAAGTTGTGAGAATATCTGCTGTTTAAACCCAGTTTCATGGAAGATTCTGGTAAGTGTCCTCCCCGCTGTAGTTTTCCCGCGAATCGCgtgtgtttgtttctgaggtaaatgaGCGGCGTCGGTTAGTTAGCATCTTAGCTAACGCGCGAAGACCAGGCCGAGACCAGACCGTGTTCATACTGTAATAACACGCTGTGCTGGCTCTGAAACGAATTCGCCTTTGAAACGGCACTGAAAGCGTGTTTTAATAAGTTAACTCGCGTACGTTCACAACTAATGTGAATTCGAATAATAATCGTGTGCGTTTGACCGGGAAACGCGACGCAAACGTTTAATCCCACAGAGAAGACTTGTTTACACAGAGTGAAACGCATTATTATCTTTAGCAGCGCAAAgcttaaaatatatgcaaattaggCGTAATCATATGCATTTGCGAAACGACTGGAATATTTTTGTGCAGTCtatatcaaaacttttttgttttgtcaagtcttctttatttgtaaaacactttaTATAAGTTAATACTGATTGTGTTAAAGCAGCTGTACAGTGTTTAAAGAGGACTTCCGCAAATTAATGTCTTCGATTCATTAAATTCATAAAGTAATGACATTAAATGTTGCATATCTACtttagtatttctgtcttgttttccagaaaaaacatctaaacatcctgTTCAGAAGGGTTTgatctgtaaaatgtatttttttttttagttttttagttttttttgctcatcaaggctgcattcatttgatcagaaatacagaaaaaaactgtaaaattgtgaaatattattataatttcaaatatctgttttctatgtgattatctgttaaaatgtaatttatttctgtgatgtgcagctgtattttcagcatcattactccagtcttcagtgtcacatgatcttcagaaatcattctaatatgataaaaagtcagctttgatcacagaaataaattatattttaaagtatattcacttagaaaacagttatttcaagttgtaatattgtcaaatttttactgttttttttttctctgtgttttgcaaataaatgcagccttgatgagcaaaagatacttctttcaaaaacattaaaaatcttacagctCTCGAACTTTTGAACGGCAGCAGTGAACATTTACCGGAGATGCGAAATGAAGacgtgaagtcttgttttctgagagaCTGAACCAAATGAAGAGAGTTTATGATCAAAACGAgcacaaatatctgtcagcgaggaaTGCAAATCTGTgttccctttgaattaagatatTTGGACTCGTTTTAATCTCTTCATTCTGATCAGTTTCTCAGGAGACAGGACTTCTTGTTCTTGTCTTCGGCCGTTTTGCTTCTTAacagtatttttgtaaaattaattaaaaagtgatgGAGGTGGTGTTTTCATGCTTAGAAGCGTTTACATCTGAAGAACATGATTTTATATTGCCAGCAGGACTAAGAGACGATTGTTGTCTTCAGACTGATGTGTATTTGTTTCAGGTGAGCCCATGACCGGGATGTTGGACACGAATGCCCCTGATAACGGCGACGCTCCTGCTATGGAGGCCGCGGGGGTCGATTACGTCACACAGCCGACCGCGACCGACTGGACGGTGGCACAGGCTCCTCTGGTGAACCCAGAAAGCCACGAGCAGATCCAGCAGGCGTCTGCTTCAGAACAGCATCAGATGTACTCGACGGAGCAGCTCACGTCCGCGGCAGAGAGCGACGACCACACGGCCGGTCCGTCGGATCCCGGCGTGGAAAGCTCCGGGCAGCAGCCGGAGTCAAACGGACAGCACATGGAGCTGGATGCAGCGAGGCAGACCGAAGCGGGCGACTCGGAGAGCCCTTCCAATATGGAACTGGAGGACGCACCTAAAGAAACACCAGAAGCGGTGGAACCCGCGACAGATGCGGCTGCCGCGCAAGATCCCGCACTTCCTGCGGAGTACGAGCGGCTCTTTAAGGTTGTGGAGGAGAATCCCGAAGACTTCAACGGCTGGGTCTACCTTCTGCAGTATGTTGAACAGGAGGTGAGGGCCTTTAATACTCAGGTGCCAGAAGCAGTGCAGGCGTTCTTCAGTGGCTTATGAGCTTTTCTTTGGTTTCAGAACCACCTGGAGGCTTCAAGGAAGGCGTTTGATGCCTTTTTCCTGCACTACCCCTACTGTTACGGCTACTGGAAGAAGTATGCAGACATCGAGAAGAAGCACGGCTACATACACATGGCTGATGAGGTGAGTCTGAAAGACTTCAGGACTGAGCAAGGTGCAGAATTCGTAATCATAAAGTCACCAGAACACACATTAAAATAGACAAAACTCACGAGAATCgtcaaaagaatttttttttttttttttggagtgaaacctgacatgttttcatgagattcacactTTAAAGTTCACGCTCTGTTAAAAAGCATCACACAGATGAATCgatttgaatctttttttccTGTGGCAGGTTTACCGCCGAGGTCTGCAGGCCATTCCGCTCAGCGTGGATCTGTGGCTTCATTATATCACCTTCCTGCGAGAGAACCAAGACACCAGTGACGGGGAGGCAGAGAACCGCATCAGAGCGTGAGTGCAGCTTTCAGCAACCTCTAAAACAAAGCCACTTCAAAATAAGAGTCATGGTGTACTTCCTCTGTGTTAATAATTACACGTCTTCAATCATGCTTAAAATTCTGGTTAGTAttggtgttttgtgtttacaCAAACTATCTGGCATTTAGGAAGGAGTGAGTAAAAAGTGCATTTAacacacaaaatgtgtttattttactaGCATatcagcaatacattttttttattgcctttttgtATTATCATATCAGCAAAATCCAGCATCATTCAACctgtaatttgaattttttacatttctgcttttattcaaaatcaCAATACAATATTTGGGTTTATCAAACAACTCGATTAGGAAGCAATCATGTGTTATTCCAGTTTCacttaatatctatatattaagtattttaaattttatacgTGTGTTAAAAAATCtgatatacataattttttaggttttatgtacaatacagaccaaaagtttggaaacattactatttttaatgtttttgaaagaagtctcttctgctcatcaagcctgcatttatttgatcaaaaatacagaaaaaaacagtaatattgtgaaatattattacaacttaaaataatagttttctatttgaatatactttaaaaagataatttattcctgtgatgcaaagctgaattttcagcatcattactccagccttcagtgtcacatgtaacatccaatctatcacatgatcatttagaaatcattctaatattctgatttattatgagtgttggaaacagttctgctgtctaatatatttgatgaataaaaggttaaaaacaactgcatttattcaaaaaaaaaaaaattctaataatatatattctaataatatattttctttactatcactttttatcaatttaacacatccttgctgaataaaagtattgattttatttaaaaaaaaaaaagaaagaaaaaaaaattactgaccccaaattactgaccagtagtgtatattgttattacaaaatatttatattttaaaaacatagcttctttttttttttttttttttattcatcaaagtatcctaaaaaaagtatcacatgttctgaaaaaatattaagcagcagaactgtttccaactttgataatgaatcatcatattagaatgatttctaaaggatcatgtgataatgatcctaaaaattcagctttgcatcacagaaataaatgctaatttaaagtataataaatttaaaaacaattattttaagttgtaataatatatcacaatattactgtttttttctgtatttttgatcaaataaatgcaggcttgatgagcagaagaaacttctttcaaaaatattaaaaatagtaatgtttccaaacttttggtctgtactgtacatgttcTAAAAAGTCCTTAATTTGATATTGAAATCTGgtattgaaataaaactgattaaatgACGTGCTTGTGTTCTTTCAGGTCCTATGAGCACGCCGTTCTGGCCTGTGGCACAGATTTCCGCTCCGACCGTCTGTGGGAGGCTTACATCGCGTGGGAGACGGAGCAGGGCAAGCTGGCCAACGTGACGGCCGTCTACGACCGCATCCTCTGTATTCCCACCCAGCTGTACTCACAGCACTTCCAGAAGTGAGCGTCACTGCTGATATCTGCTTCTGAAGCCTGTGGTTCACACTGCTTAAACACCGTCGCTCTCTGTTCAGGTTCAAAGAGCACGTCCAGAGCAACAACCCCAAGCACTTCCTGTCTGAGGAGGAGTTCGTGCAGCTGAGAGTGGAGCTGGCTAACGCTAACAAGCCCAGCGGAGACGACGCTCCGGGCGAGGAGCTCCCGCCGGGTACGGAGGACCTGCCGGATCCCGCCAAGGTAAGAGCGCCGTCTTTCATCCGCGGGCTTCCAAACATGGCAGAGGTAGGGTAAGGGCGTCTGATCCTGGACACGTGTGCAGGTTTGAAGAGGTGTCTTTCCGTTAGCAGCCAATGAAAACCTGAGGGTCCAGGTTGGCATCCAATCAGGGACTTGGGCTAAAAGTGGGACGGGCTCGTGACGAAATGCCACCGTCCCAGCACCGGCCAGAGCTGATTCACTGGGTGTGCCAAACCGTACTGTTTCTGTCAAACTCATGGTGACGTAGACCTTTTGCGTAGCTGGGACATCAGACGAGATAAAAATGTTTGCTCCTTCGATGCGATGCTCAGGACGCTGTGTTTCGTCCCCCAGAGAGTGACGGAGATCGAGAACATGAGGCACAAGGTGATCGAGACCCGCCAGGAAGTGTTCAACCACAACGAGCATGAAGTCAGCAAGCGCTGGGCCTTCGAGGAGGGGGTGAGTGTTTCTGATTACAAGCATCGCCTTTATTTCCTGATTCCTCCACGGCTCCCAAAAGCTCTTAAATTCAGTTTGATTAAAGCTGAAAGTCTTAAATGCTGTAACAAAACTcttaattatcatttaaagaggtcttaaatttgaggACGGTAAAAAACAGGAATTGCATTAGTCAGTTATTAAGCTTCAAAAGGTGATGATTAAATTAATACGAGCACTCgaaataaacatgcattatgcataaaaatcttaaatatttttttcaggatgctaTCGGTATTTAATCTGATGTAAACTCTTGGATTTTCTCAGAGCCACCCGTGACAGGAAGAACtccgttttaatatattttagtatatatatatataaatatagtgttaatatgcacattttaatatataggtTTTACTAACAGTAgcacaaaaattaaatgttcttttaaaacattatcatATAAAAGCCAATATCTAGTGATCTCTAATTTGAATGTATTGATATATTGGCACATACATCAGTTTCAGTTTGTTTAaactgaatattataataataaaaaataaatatctgaagTGTTTTAGTCTTTGcatatgttttaacattttcttatactatatttcacaatttttgcaTTTCAATATGCATCATATTcgcaaaaataatttattttttgagctGTATgtagtataaatgtttttgtacagGTCTTAATAGTCTTTCTTTTTGGtcttatctatcatatgttgctgcctcattaccgtgctatgcatttaaaataaaagtcttttaattttatagtatattaattaatgtataagtatattacttgtttttcatgGATGTATTTCACAACAATACAAAAAGCAATGTATAACATTTTTACCAGATTTAGCCCGATTTGTTCCCTACtaaataatgtgttgttttttcactaaatgtttagattttataaattattgtgcactcatgatttttctagagtagcttttgctgctgaattatccgctaacctagtttataattgtattttgtgATTGtaaattgtgtttaacacacaaaagagtgacaaGCCCTAGCCTTGATTATCATTTTCAGAGGTCAGAAAACAGGAATCGTGATACGTCtgaatgtgattattaaacttaGATGATAACTGAAGTGTGTTCTACAGGTTTGTGGTTTCAGAACGGTTCACAATCAATAAATATCACACGTTTATATCAGCAGActgttgatgaattatgacaGTGTTTACTTTGTTTGTATTGAAATAtcttttattgcatattttatctTATGAACGAGCAGCTGAAACTGACACTAATTATTTGGTGCATACTCATTGCGCTCCCAGAAgttctttcatgtttttaaattggGAGCAAACATGAAGCGTCGGGTGAACTGTTGGTATGCTGCATGTTAACGAACGGCGATCTCGCTCGGCAGATAAAGCGTCCGTACTTCCACGTCAAAGCCTTGGAGAAGACCCAGCTGAACAACTGGAGGGAGTACCTGGACTTCGAGCTGGAGAACGGGACGCCGGAGCGCGTGGTGGTTCTGTTCGAGCGCTGCCTGATCGCCTGCGCGCTCTACGAGGAGTTCTGGATCAAGGTAGTTACACGCTGCTGCCGCCTGCGCCTCACGCCCTCTCTCCACCCTTTGACCTCCCTCATCACTTCCACAGTAACACTTGCTGCACTCTTTGTGTGTAACGTTGATATTTGACTGTATCTGTTATATTAGGGGATGGCCTGCTTGCCACACAAGATTTGACCGCAGCATTTGCCAACTACGTTGCACCTCCGTCTCCTTCTACCTTACAGAAACTTATCTTATTGGTTCCATGAAGGTGCTGATGGGTTTAAAACAGAAATTCTCAAAACGATCTTGTCAATGGAAATTCAGCAGTGCGGGGATGTGAGACGAAAGCTCAATTTTTATGTGCTCTcttccctcttctctctctctctctgtctctctctctcttgttctgtgGTACGCCAAGTATCTGGAGAGCTACAGCGTCGAAGGCGTCCGGCACATCTTCAAGAAGGCCTGCACCGTCCACCTGCCCAAGAAACCCACCGTTCACCTGCTCTGGGCCGCGTTTGAGGAGCAGCAAGGTAAAACATCAGACACGCTGTCCAACTGGTAACAGCAAAGAACCGTACTTTCCAGAATATAAGTCACGTTTATCATCTGTATTACTGTCCCTGCAGGCAGCGTCGAGGAGGCGCGGGGGATCTTGAAGGCGGTGGAGGAGGCCGTTCCTGGACTGGCGATGGTGAGGCTGAGGAGGGTGAGTCTGGAGCGTCGTCATGGAAACATGGATGAAGCGGAGGCCCTGCTGAGGGACGGCATCACCAACGGGAAGAACAGCAGCGAGTCGTCCTTCTACGCTGTGAAACTGGCCCGACAGCTGGTCAAAGTGCAGAAGAGCATCGGGAAGGCCAAGAAAGTGCTGCTGGAGGCCGTCGAAAAAGATGAGGTGCAGGTTTACTTTGACTAAATGaacatgaaacagaaacattttatcttaataactgtgataaaattattttatatatttatgtcttttatttaaaactaatttatttataaacaaatatatatacaggtccttctcaaaaaattagcatattgtgaaaaagttcattattttccataatgtaatgagaaaaattaaactttcatatattttagattcattgcacaccaactgaaatatttcaggtcttttattgttttgatactgatgattttggcatacagctcatgaaaacccaaaattcctatatcaaaaaattagcatatcatgaaaaggtttctCTAAActagctattaacctaatcatctgaatcaactaattaactctaaacacctgcaaaagattcctgaggcttttaaaaactcccagcctggttcattactcaaaaccgcaatcatgggtaagactgccgacctgactgctgtccagaaggccatcattgacaccctcaagcgcgagggtaagacacaaagaaatttctgaaaaaataggctgttcccagagtgctgtatcaaggcaactcagtgggaagtctgtgggaaggaaaaagtgtggcaaaaaaaaacgctgcacaacgagaagaggtgaccggaccctgaggaagattgtggagaaggaccgattccagacctttgggggacctgcagaagcagtggactgagtctggagtagaaacatccagagccaccgtgcacaggcgtgtgcttttgaaccagaaacagcggcagaagcgcctgacctgggctacagagaagcagcactggactgttgctcagtggtccaaagtacttttttcggatgaaagcaaattttgcatgtcattcggaaatcaaggtgccagagtctggaggaagactgggaagaaggaaatgccaaaatgcctgaagtccagtgtcaagtaccccacagtcagtgatggtctggggtgccatgtcagctgctggtgttggtccactgtgttttatcaagggcagggtcaatgcagctagctatcaggagattttggagcacttcatgcttccatctgctgaaaagctttatggagatgaagatttcgttttttcagcacgacctggcacctgctcacagtgccaaaaaccgctggtaaatggtttactgaccatggtattactgtgctcaattggcctgccaactctcctgacctgaaccccatagagaatctgtgggatattgtgaagagaaagttgagagacgcaagacccaacactctggatgagcttaaggccgctatcgaagcatcctgggcctccataacacctcagcagtgccacaggctgattgcctccatgccacgccgcattgaagcagtcatttctgcaaaaggattcccgaccaagtactgagtgcataactgaacataattatttgaaggttgactttttttgtattaaaaacacttttcttttattggtcggatgaaatatgctaattttttgagataggaatttggggttttcatgagctgtatgccaaaatcctcagtattaaaacaataaaagacctgaaatatttcagttggtgtgcaatgaatataaaatatatgaaagttta
This portion of the Cyprinus carpio isolate SPL01 chromosome A20, ASM1834038v1, whole genome shotgun sequence genome encodes:
- the LOC109060781 gene encoding pre-mRNA-processing factor 39 isoform X1, with the translated sequence MEDSGEPMTGMLDTNAPDNGDAPAMEAAGVDYVTQPTATDWTVAQAPLVNPESHEQIQQASASEQHQMYSTEQLTSAAESDDHTAGPSDPGVESSGQQPESNGQHMELDAARQTEAGDSESPSNMELEDAPKETPEAVEPATDAAAAQDPALPAEYERLFKVVEENPEDFNGWVYLLQYVEQENHLEASRKAFDAFFLHYPYCYGYWKKYADIEKKHGYIHMADEVYRRGLQAIPLSVDLWLHYITFLRENQDTSDGEAENRIRASYEHAVLACGTDFRSDRLWEAYIAWETEQGKLANVTAVYDRILCIPTQLYSQHFQKFKEHVQSNNPKHFLSEEEFVQLRVELANANKPSGDDAPGEELPPGTEDLPDPAKRVTEIENMRHKVIETRQEVFNHNEHEVSKRWAFEEGIKRPYFHVKALEKTQLNNWREYLDFELENGTPERVVVLFERCLIACALYEEFWIKYAKYLESYSVEGVRHIFKKACTVHLPKKPTVHLLWAAFEEQQGSVEEARGILKAVEEAVPGLAMVRLRRVSLERRHGNMDEAEALLRDGITNGKNSSESSFYAVKLARQLVKVQKSIGKAKKVLLEAVEKDETNPKLYLNLLELEYSGDVQQNEAEILACFDRALSSPMSLEQRLTFSQRKVEFLEDFGSDINVLVAAYEQHQRLVTEQESLKRKSENGSEEPDSKRQRTDDQSGASGQMMQDMQANHAGYNYNNWYQQYNSWGGQNSWGQYGQYGQYNQYYPPPPT
- the LOC109060781 gene encoding pre-mRNA-processing factor 39 isoform X3, which translates into the protein MTGMLDTNAPDNGDAPAMEAAGVDYVTQPTATDWTVAQAPLVNPESHEQIQQASASEQHQMYSTEQLTSAAESDDHTAGPSDPGVESSGQQPESNGQHMELDAARQTEAGDSESPSNMELEDAPKETPEAVEPATDAAAAQDPALPAEYERLFKVVEENPEDFNGWVYLLQYVEQENHLEASRKAFDAFFLHYPYCYGYWKKYADIEKKHGYIHMADEVYRRGLQAIPLSVDLWLHYITFLRENQDTSDGEAENRIRASYEHAVLACGTDFRSDRLWEAYIAWETEQGKLANVTAVYDRILCIPTQLYSQHFQKFKEHVQSNNPKHFLSEEEFVQLRVELANANKPSGDDAPGEELPPGTEDLPDPAKRVTEIENMRHKVIETRQEVFNHNEHEVSKRWAFEEGIKRPYFHVKALEKTQLNNWREYLDFELENGTPERVVVLFERCLIACALYEEFWIKYAKYLESYSVEGVRHIFKKACTVHLPKKPTVHLLWAAFEEQQGSVEEARGILKAVEEAVPGLAMVRLRRVSLERRHGNMDEAEALLRDGITNGKNSSESSFYAVKLARQLVKVQKSIGKAKKVLLEAVEKDETNPKLYLNLLELEYSGDVQQNEAEILACFDRALSSPMSLEQRLTFSQRKVEFLEDFGSDINVLVAAYEQHQRLVTEQESLKRKSENGSEEPDSKRQRTDDQSGASGQMMQDMQANHAGYNYNNWYQQYNSWGGQNSWGQYGQYGQYNQYYPPPPT
- the LOC109060781 gene encoding pre-mRNA-processing factor 39 isoform X2, coding for MEDSGEPMTGMLDTNAPDNGDAPAMEAAGVDYVTQPTATDWTVAQAPLVNPESHEQIQQASASEQHQMYSTEQLTSAAESDDHTAGPSDPGVESSGQQPESNGQHMELDAARQTEAGDSESPSNMELEDAPKETPEAVEPATDAAAAQDPALPAEYERLFKVVEENPEDFNGWVYLLQYVEQENHLEASRKAFDAFFLHYPYCYGYWKKYADIEKKHGYIHMADEVYRRGLQAIPLSVDLWLHYITFLRENQDTSDGEAENRIRASYEHAVLACGTDFRSDRLWEAYIAWETEQGKLANVTAVYDRILCIPTQLYSQHFQKFKEHVQSNNPKHFLSEEEFVQLRVELANANKPSGDDAPGEELPPGTEDLPDPAKRVTEIENMRHKVIETRQEVFNHNEHEVSKRWAFEEGIKRPYFHVKALEKTQLNNWREYLDFELENGTPERVVVLFERCLIACALYEEFWIKYAKYLESYSVEGVRHIFKKACTVHLPKKPTVHLLWAAFEEQQGSVEEARGILKAVEEAVPGLAMVRLRRVSLERRHGNMDEAEALLRDGITNGKNSSESSFYAVKLARQLVKVQKSIGKAKKVLLEAVEKDETNPKLYLNLLELEYSGDVQQNEAEILACFDRALSSPMSLEQRLTFSQRKVEFLEDFGSDINVLVAAYEQHQRLVTEQESLKRKSENGSEEPDSKRQRTDDQSGASGQMMQDMQANHAGYNYNNWYQYNSWGGQNSWGQYGQYGQYNQYYPPPPT